GCTGCATCTTACAGAAATTACTCATGAACGCCTGAATAATTGGAATTTATATTATGAGCTGCTCTCGCGATTCTTACCATCTGATTCTCTTGCACCCACGTCTTCACATATACAATCAAATGCACATATTTTCTACATTATGTTATCAAACTCAAATGAAAGAAAACTACTGATACAATACCTGGAAAAGCGAGGAATCCAGACAGTGTTTCACTATATTCCTCTGCATAGTGCTCCTTTTTGGCAAGGGAAATACTCTGAAACACAACTTCCTGTTACGGACAAGGTCAGCCAAACCATTCTCCGGCTTCCTCTTTTTTTCGGTTTTATTCCTGATTATATTACTGAAATTGTTCATCATGTAAGGCAATTCTTAACATAAAATTATGAACACGAGAAGAAATTTCTTTAAAACAAGAATTTTCATCATTCTTCTCGTTGTTGTTCTGTTTGCATTGTATTTCTCTCCATATTTGATTCGCGGAAAAAACGTCTTTATTCCGATTCACGACAACCTTAACCAGTTGAATATGCAGGGAATTTTTGATGGGAAGTATAGGGCAAATTTCTATCCCAATTCTGATACCAAGGAATATACATTACCAACGGCTCATAGTATCTTCCACGTATCACACTTTAAACTGGATAAATTATTTTTCTTATTTGATTATTTCTGGGGATATGTATTCAATGAATTTTTCTATCGTGTGCTCTCATTTATCGGAATGTTCTTTTTACTTAAGATTTTCATATTCAAAAGGAAATTGCCAGATTACGTTTCCGTTATTTTTTCGTTGGCCTGGATTTCTTTACCATTCTGGCCTCAGGGAAATCTATCAATAGCCGGCATTCCCCTTCTTATTTTGGGTTTTATCAACATCTATCAAAATCGTTATATTGCACTTTCTTATCTTATTATCGTTGTCTATTCATTGTATTCAAATTTCTTTTTTTCAGGAATATACATTTTCATCCTTCTTATAATTCTCAACATATATTTTCTAATAAAGCGCAGAACCAACCTCCATTTCTTCCTCGCTTCAGTTCTCTTCTTCCTTCTTGCAGTAATAAGTCATTTCCCTGTTTTTTATAATCTATTGATATTGAAAATCCCGACGAATCGAGCTGTACAAGTGATGGAAAAGTACAATTTTGTAGATTCTTTAAAGAATATGTTATTTTTATTTTTCAATTCAATAAAACTCTCTCATTCGTATCATTCGTATCTCATTTTTCCTACTTGTCTTATTTTCTCAATTATTATATTGAAATTCGGGAAGAAACAAGAAAAAAAAATAATTCTTGGATTATGGGGCTTGCAGTGTGTACTAGTCTTCATATATGGAATATACTTTTTCCGTCCATTCTCTTTTTTGTATGATACATTAAATATCGGATTCAATTTCAGCAGAATTTATGTTCTCAAGACTCTGATCTTGTATATTCTCTGGGCTTTGTGTATAAAGTATTTTTATGATATCTATAAAAAAAAGAGTATCGCACTTGGAATAATCACGATCCTACTTCTCGCACAAATAGTTATAAACTTCTCATACTCAACAATAAAAACTTACCGTGGACATCCAACATTCAAAGAATTTATGTCCGAGCAACAATTTGATGAAATCAAACTTCAAGTTGATGATTGTAACGCTGAATATCGCATAGGATGTATTGGTTTTTTTCCTGCTGTTGCAAATTATAATGGATTTAAGACGATTGGCTCTTTCAGCGCTTACTATCCAATTGAATTTAAGGAGAAATTCTATAAAGTAATCAAGGATGAACTTGGATCATCCGAAATCCTCACAGACTATTTCATACATCACGGTTCGGCATTGTTTTTATTTGATGATGCGATAGGCAAAAATTATTATGATCAGCATTTCATCAAAAAGAATATCCCTGAAATATCTTGTGAGTTAAATCTTTCGGAATTGCGAAAATTTGATGTGAAATATCTCTTTTCTACTTCAAAGATAAACAATGCTGATGAAATCGGTATCAAGTTACAATTAGTCAGTGATACCCCGAAATATTACTATAAATTATATATTTATCAACTATAATTTTCTCTTATTTTTTATATCTCGGTTCCCATTCAAGTTCGGGTTTTTCATAGTTAAGGTTCCAGATATACTTCTCGATCTTATCTTTCAGGGATGAGTCGATCTCCTTCTTTACAGGATATATTTCTGCATTGAGAATATGCTTGAGGAGGATAATTGCTGTGGTGATCGTATTGTTATAACCCTGTGAGGAGACATTACGTTTACTATCTCCCGGAGTGTGTATGTGGAAGGAAGCCTTACCACCGAATCGAGCTATATTTACAGAAGGAACTTCATATACAGCAAAAGGCATATTATCGCTGCTGTAGATATCGAGTTTTGCTTCGTACAAGACACCGGCTTCTTTCATAAGGCCATCACAATACCCGAGAAGTTCATTGGTGCCAACAACCATCATACCATCAGATCCGATCGGATCGCCGGACACATCGAGATTGAGTATCAAACCAACCTTCTCTTTTATTTCATCGAGATGAGATTTTACATAATGCTGACTACCTCTGAGTCCAAGCTCTTCTCCAGAGAAAAATATGACACGCAGATCTCGTTTGGGAGGATGTTTTGAAAAGTGCTCAAGAGCTTTGATAAGAGATATGGTCCCGCCTGCATTATCAGATGCACCCGGGCTTCGTGAGACTGTATCATAATGTCCCACTGCAAGTGTTAGATTGTCATCCTTTTTTTTCACTGCAGGAACATTAACAATGATATTATGTGCTTTCTTTTTATGAACCTTCTGGGATATGGAAATTTTTATTGAAGAGCCAGTCTTTTGTGCCAGCTTCAATCCATCATTATAGGAGACTGTAACCATTGGCACATATCCATCAGGATGAAGTGACTGCCTGTGTGACAGACTCAGAGCTTCTCTTTCCGGTCTCCCGATCACAATATATGCTTTGATACCGCTTTTCTTGAGGTCAGGTCCAAGCTTTCGGGTATACCCCATTGACGCTACGATCTTATCTTTATATGCGTTCTTATTATAAGCTATGACGTCTTTGTTTTCTAAAAAGACAAACTCCCCTTCAAGCTCGATGCTGTCATTCAATCCAAAAGGAACTGCATTAATTTTGAGATTATCTGCGCTGATTTGTGCTGTACCCGGTTCAAAAGTAATGATATCAAAAGATTCGGTTTTCGGTTCTAAGCCCAATTCTCTGCAATATCCTGAAATGATCTCTCGTGCTCTTTTCTCTCCTTCAGTACCTGCAATCCTTACAAAATCCAGCTCTTTTATGATCTTAAAATGATTTATCATGAAGTCTCCTGTATAGATATTTTACATAAAATTCATCTACATAGAATTTCTTTTATGATGAATCGTGTCAAAATATATATGCATCTAGTTTAACATTCAGAATACATTTCTGTAAAAAGTACTTTTCATAATTCCCTCCCTCGATTACATTCAATAATACTCTCAGCAATTCATTATTTTATGATAAGTACTTTATTTACTAACTCAATATCATCTCTTTGTATTTTGTAGAAGTAAATACCTGAAGAAATTTTCTCTGTATTCCAGATCGCATAACCATCTTTTCCTTGAACAGAATTGATGAGTTGACCTCGAATATTGTAGATGTTGATCGGGATTTCTTCACCTTCATGCATGTGTGGTATTGTATAGTTTACTTCAACAGAACCTGTAGCAGGATTAGGATAATGATTTGCAAAAGATGTTTGTGATGTTGGAGGTTCATCAACATCATAGCTTACTACCATTGTAACAGGAATAACAACATCTGTTGTATCACTCCCGTTGTGTTCAATTATTATTTTTCCATAATGAGTTTCACCTGCTGACATTCCGGTTGCATTAAGTACCACTGTCATCTCTGTAGATCCTTCCGCGGGAATCGTACCTGACGCATTCTCGGTAATAGTAGCCCAGCTGTCGGATTTTATTTCGTATCCAAACACAACATCCTGTGTGTCCTGAGAAATAATACCACCTAGCACAACTTTTCCTGGAATAATTTGATCGCTGCAGAACAGTCCAGCAGCATACCCGTCTCCAAGATCATTATTGACCTGTATTTCAACTCCCGTAGGTTGACCTGTAGCAATATCTATTTGCTCAATCCAACAATCCTGGATAGGACCGTTTATACCTCTGAAGCACCACAAATAGGGACCCCCGTCTGAAAACCCATCGTACGCAACGCTCATCATATATCCGGGACTAGCAATAAGGTCCCATTGAATACCTGATCTGTCAATAAAACGCAGATCCGTCAGACAATTATTAACCCAGAATCCATCATTGATCGGATCATAGGTTATTGCTCTTATTTGCATCAAAGTATTAGTTGTACTTATCAGAGATTGTGAACCAAAATCCATTTCCCAGAAGTACATTTCTCTTTTTCCACCATAGAAATATGTCCCGTCATAAGCAAGCCCTCGAACTTCAGATACACCGGGGATTGAAAATGTATTAACCAGTGTGCCATCTAATTCTAATTGATGGAACTCAGAGATATCATAATCAGTAAGATATAAATACGAACCGTCAGTATTTATACCAAAAAGTTTCGTTGATCCTGTAACTGCTGTAGCATCAAAACTGAAAAGCAAGTCACCAAAATTTTTTTCTTTTGGGTACCATACAGTAAATCCAGCATTATACGAAAAATCCGTGTTACCCAAATTTATTAACTCTACCGAACTTTGATGAGTATCATTAGGTGGGACATGCTTAAATATTGAGGATGGATCTGGATTACATGTTGTCCAATCAAGAACAAAATTCAATCCAGCTGTTTGACCTACTTCAATGGTTACAAAATCTTCAGAAGAAAAAAATCCATCAGCAGAACAACTTGCCAAGTGATTACCAATCGGAATATCGTCCAAATTATAACCAGTTTCAGTTGATAGAGTTGATTTATACGTACAGGTAATTGTTGCTCCTTCAATGAAATCACGTGTTCCCCCCTTAACAACCAATCCACATAAATTGCCTGTTAAATTTGAGTAAATCGGGAAAGAAGTATTTATATTTAGTCCCTCTGTACCGTTTACCTCTAAGTTATGCAAAACCAAGAGCCAATCACCGGGTGTCGTATACGAAGGAATATTGAATGATGCAATAAATTCATCAACTCCAGTCTGTTGGACCGAAGTTGCTGGAATAGTTTCAATATCATGTAATAGTAAAGCCATAGGATCGTAAGAAGAAGCAGCAACAGCAGTAATTATTGCATCAATTGATTCACCTTGAATAGCATAATTTGGTTGACAACATGTAATATATGGAAGAGCAAAATCAGGAACAATTTCAAAAGGTGCAGCCCAGGGATCCGGTTCTGCTTCAGAATACACCCAAATATCACAAGAACCAACCGGAAAATAATATGGGATGCTAAAAGTAGCAAATACACATCGAGGAGATTCAGAGGTAACGGTTAAGCAATCGCAGGTATAGGTTCCACTTTCAATCCAGCACCATATCGCAACCCCATACACAATAAAATCAACAGGTACGATTATATTTACACCCATATTTAAACCTGGATAAGCTACATTTGGAGTAACTAAATCAGAAGGAGTTTGTGAGAACAAGAAGCAAGGAATTGTAAACAATAAAAATATTAACATAAATTTCTTCATGGAACCTCCGAAAGTATTCATTATCACACTGGTACTCAAAAAAGAGTTTTTGTTTCAGATATGGTGTTGTAAGGTTTCGATTTTCCGATCAGAAAAGAATGAAGAATTGCAAAGATTGATTCAGGTTCAATCCGAATTGAATAACAAGATACGATATAAAAATTTCTACAAAAACAAAAGATTTAGTGTCAAGATTTTTAGTGCACTAAAATAACTATTTATCAGCTTTTATTTTGCACAATCAAATCCGGTTCCTGTGATGAAGTTATTTCCTGGGCTGAAATATTTTTTATATATGTTTGTGCTTGATCTGTTTCAAGTGCGTATTTAAGGTTTTTCTTAAACTCAGGAATTTTCAGTGCAAGGCTGATCGATTTTATCGCCTGAAGATGCTGTTCCGGGAAACGGTCCGGTGTGATGATTAAAAATATAAGATCAACTGGTTTTTTGTCCGGAGCATTCCAATCTATTGGATTTTTCAGAAAACCACAAGCAACTTTCGTTGTATCAATCGAGGATATTCTGCAGTGTGGAAGGGCTATACCATTCCCGATTGCAGTACTGGCAAGTTTTTCACGGGCAATCACAGAATCAGTAATGATCTTGGTCTCGGGAACGATCATTTCTTTTACAAAAAGCTGGGAAAGTTCAAAAACTGCCTGCTCCTTGTTCGAAGCCATCATCTCAATAATACGGTCTTGTACTAAATTAGAAAGAGACATCTTCTGTTCTGAGACATCAGCAGTAAGAAGTGCTTCGCGCTCGCCAACCGTCCAGTTCTTCCACTTGATAAGCGTTCGCTCAGACAGCCATGCGCCGACAAGTTCGAAGATAACCAGTGCAGGTATGATCGTATCAAAAATAATTCCTCCCCCATGTCCTTTGAGCATTGCTGCAACGAGGATCGTTTCAACTGCTGCTACACCTGCTTGTGGAAGCATGAGTTTGGGCAGACTGGCTGTCACTTTGGGATCCTGCTTTGTAACCTTACATCCAAGCCAGTTCCCAAATAATTTTGCAATAGTCCTTAAAATGAGGTATGCGATCACGAATATGATCGTTTCTTTTGAAAAACTCTCCAATCGTACACTTGCGCCGATGATAGCAAAAAAAAGCAGATTCATGATAGGCATGACATTCTCAATCTTGAGTGAATCAAAAATCGCATGGGAATGGAAATTCGAGATAAGAACACCAGCAACTACAGCTGTTATCAGGAAGGGCAGGTTGAAATGAATTGCAACAGCAACACCGATCGACACGACTCCTAAAATAATAAGCAGGATCTCAACAGATGGGGTTGGATGCTCTGATAGCACCGTCGAAAGAAAGGAATCTGATTCTGCAAAACGAACGTCTTCCGGCAGTCGCTTTTTTATCGTAAGCTTCAAAATAAAAAATACTGCTCCCCCGATGAGGATCGCAAGAAGCAAGTCCTTTATTATATAACCAGTTAATGAAAGTGATGAAAGATTCCCACCCTTGCTAAGAGCAACTCCAATACTCAAAAACAAAGAAAAGAATACCACTTCCATGATATTATCCAGAACGATCACATTTGCTAAAATCTTACGTAACGATCCCTCAATGCGGAGTTTATTCATGAGCAGAAACGTCAACGCAGGAGCAGTTGCGATACCGATCGAACCAAGTATCAAAGAAAGGATGACATCAAAATGAAAGATGAACCTGAAACCAAGGAAGAGCAATCCCCATGTTAACAAGCCCTGGATTACACAG
This sequence is a window from Candidatus Cloacimonadota bacterium. Protein-coding genes within it:
- a CDS encoding PTS sugar transporter subunit IIA translates to MELNYMKMQIFEIGLLILAAYIGGMIARKLKIGEVIGQIFGGILVGPHFLEIVHKFLVNHEGLKQIFFFKPIYHFYDTTFPEYANILESYHFFVFLFLGLIAFSIGEELHLDRIKEVGAKAAIICVIQGLLTWGLLFLGFRFIFHFDVILSLILGSIGIATAPALTFLLMNKLRIEGSLRKILANVIVLDNIMEVVFFSLFLSIGVALSKGGNLSSLSLTGYIIKDLLLAILIGGAVFFILKLTIKKRLPEDVRFAESDSFLSTVLSEHPTPSVEILLIILGVVSIGVAVAIHFNLPFLITAVVAGVLISNFHSHAIFDSLKIENVMPIMNLLFFAIIGASVRLESFSKETIIFVIAYLILRTIAKLFGNWLGCKVTKQDPKVTASLPKLMLPQAGVAAVETILVAAMLKGHGGGIIFDTIIPALVIFELVGAWLSERTLIKWKNWTVGEREALLTADVSEQKMSLSNLVQDRIIEMMASNKEQAVFELSQLFVKEMIVPETKIITDSVIAREKLASTAIGNGIALPHCRISSIDTTKVACGFLKNPIDWNAPDKKPVDLIFLIITPDRFPEQHLQAIKSISLALKIPEFKKNLKYALETDQAQTYIKNISAQEITSSQEPDLIVQNKS
- a CDS encoding T9SS type A sorting domain-containing protein; its protein translation is MGVNIIVPVDFIVYGVAIWCWIESGTYTCDCLTVTSESPRCVFATFSIPYYFPVGSCDIWVYSEAEPDPWAAPFEIVPDFALPYITCCQPNYAIQGESIDAIITAVAASSYDPMALLLHDIETIPATSVQQTGVDEFIASFNIPSYTTPGDWLLVLHNLEVNGTEGLNINTSFPIYSNLTGNLCGLVVKGGTRDFIEGATITCTYKSTLSTETGYNLDDIPIGNHLASCSADGFFSSEDFVTIEVGQTAGLNFVLDWTTCNPDPSSIFKHVPPNDTHQSSVELINLGNTDFSYNAGFTVWYPKEKNFGDLLFSFDATAVTGSTKLFGINTDGSYLYLTDYDISEFHQLELDGTLVNTFSIPGVSEVRGLAYDGTYFYGGKREMYFWEMDFGSQSLISTTNTLMQIRAITYDPINDGFWVNNCLTDLRFIDRSGIQWDLIASPGYMMSVAYDGFSDGGPYLWCFRGINGPIQDCWIEQIDIATGQPTGVEIQVNNDLGDGYAAGLFCSDQIIPGKVVLGGIISQDTQDVVFGYEIKSDSWATITENASGTIPAEGSTEMTVVLNATGMSAGETHYGKIIIEHNGSDTTDVVIPVTMVVSYDVDEPPTSQTSFANHYPNPATGSVEVNYTIPHMHEGEEIPINIYNIRGQLINSVQGKDGYAIWNTEKISSGIYFYKIQRDDIELVNKVLIIK
- a CDS encoding M20/M25/M40 family metallo-hydrolase, which produces MINHFKIIKELDFVRIAGTEGEKRAREIISGYCRELGLEPKTESFDIITFEPGTAQISADNLKINAVPFGLNDSIELEGEFVFLENKDVIAYNKNAYKDKIVASMGYTRKLGPDLKKSGIKAYIVIGRPEREALSLSHRQSLHPDGYVPMVTVSYNDGLKLAQKTGSSIKISISQKVHKKKAHNIIVNVPAVKKKDDNLTLAVGHYDTVSRSPGASDNAGGTISLIKALEHFSKHPPKRDLRVIFFSGEELGLRGSQHYVKSHLDEIKEKVGLILNLDVSGDPIGSDGMMVVGTNELLGYCDGLMKEAGVLYEAKLDIYSSDNMPFAVYEVPSVNIARFGGKASFHIHTPGDSKRNVSSQGYNNTITTAIILLKHILNAEIYPVKKEIDSSLKDKIEKYIWNLNYEKPELEWEPRYKK